Proteins encoded in a region of the Veillonella parvula genome:
- a CDS encoding VirK/YbjX family protein, producing the protein MLQYIQNQWRKGRKIYGKRSWRETRRTFLHTMRSIRNKREIEDLENYFASYTPDSVLLDRQVGLYELMTRYFLFKNSTPQERLEAIINHFDYLKAVFTDEAIREMYSVDPDNIYDDVSRMKRGFIIWESEELDMVARLYYGPGQRKEGFLTLLLTLGKQGVYHANFRFGKGFNGEPAMWIGTVQGYKDGLDNAKTVTKKMFGYRPKNFIMFLLRHIAVICKVESIYAVSDEGFYANTHLVRGHRAKVAELDSLWEESGGVVCSDERFFKIPLEEYRKPIEEIKSQKRSQYRKRYDLLDQYEQEIQDHMKHLIK; encoded by the coding sequence GTGTTACAGTATATACAAAATCAATGGAGGAAAGGCCGAAAAATATATGGCAAACGTAGTTGGAGGGAGACACGACGTACTTTCCTTCATACAATGCGCTCTATCCGCAATAAACGAGAAATAGAGGACTTAGAGAATTATTTTGCAAGCTACACACCTGATTCAGTACTATTAGACCGTCAAGTTGGTTTATATGAGTTAATGACAAGATATTTTTTGTTTAAAAATTCGACACCACAGGAACGATTAGAGGCTATTATTAATCATTTTGATTATTTGAAAGCTGTATTTACAGATGAAGCAATTCGTGAAATGTACTCTGTAGATCCAGATAATATTTATGATGACGTAAGTCGTATGAAGCGTGGTTTTATCATATGGGAATCGGAAGAGCTTGATATGGTGGCCCGTTTATATTATGGACCTGGGCAACGAAAAGAAGGTTTTTTGACATTGTTACTAACATTGGGCAAACAAGGTGTATATCATGCTAACTTCCGTTTTGGGAAAGGCTTTAATGGGGAGCCTGCCATGTGGATAGGCACTGTTCAAGGTTATAAAGATGGTCTTGATAATGCTAAAACAGTTACTAAGAAAATGTTTGGTTATCGACCAAAAAACTTTATTATGTTCCTCTTGCGTCATATAGCAGTCATTTGTAAGGTAGAATCTATCTATGCTGTATCTGATGAAGGTTTCTATGCTAATACACACTTAGTTCGCGGTCATCGTGCTAAAGTTGCAGAGCTAGATTCATTATGGGAGGAATCTGGTGGTGTAGTATGCAGCGATGAACGGTTTTTCAAAATTCCATTGGAGGAATACCGAAAACCAATCGAGGAAATTAAGTCACAAAAACGTAGTCAATATCGTAAACGCTATGATTTACTCGATCAATATGAGCAAGAAATTCAAGACCATATGAAACATTTAATAAAATAA
- a CDS encoding O-antigen ligase family protein: MKSWILNNAEMVLTILISIMICMTRSSMAFGNLMYGLIILMTLITCWYRRHEISVPQSIRQYGWAYLVMLLCVLPSAFISDDILVTTKYFFNIWVWKVLIIVPILLCIKSSRKLYTILSVFFVYMGIDALSAFVQYLLGYNVGPGGRAGGVIHGSMMGLAMLLTLAFPLALIVAYDKRFPSYVRISAVFSLFGMLLGMWGNQSRGSWLFNGINGVLITLRYCFVNIRYILVLFVTVVGIGYAFTSNQSYMERLESTFNITSDGSNLGRIYVWKADKQMILDHPIIGVGPGLWGKKYAEQYQLKQEMQNLGHSHNNMLQIASESGILGLIGFLGFSIFTIYKSVKNYIMSANPYDLSIIVGFISYLFLFGSVDYTWGNSSGIRMFWIVMGIMLQLRDN; the protein is encoded by the coding sequence ATGAAATCTTGGATACTTAACAATGCGGAAATGGTACTAACGATACTCATTTCGATTATGATATGTATGACACGGTCATCTATGGCTTTTGGGAATTTGATGTATGGTCTCATTATTTTGATGACCTTAATAACTTGTTGGTATAGACGACATGAAATCTCTGTACCACAATCGATACGCCAATATGGATGGGCTTATTTAGTGATGTTGCTGTGTGTATTGCCATCAGCATTTATAAGCGATGATATACTAGTGACGACCAAATATTTCTTTAATATTTGGGTTTGGAAGGTATTAATCATCGTACCAATCCTGTTATGTATTAAAAGTTCTCGCAAATTATACACCATATTATCAGTATTTTTTGTATATATGGGCATTGATGCTTTATCTGCCTTTGTACAATATTTACTAGGATATAATGTAGGTCCAGGAGGTCGCGCAGGTGGCGTTATTCATGGCTCTATGATGGGACTAGCTATGTTGTTAACATTAGCTTTTCCATTAGCTTTAATTGTTGCCTATGATAAAAGATTTCCTTCGTATGTAAGAATATCAGCTGTATTTTCTTTGTTTGGTATGTTATTGGGAATGTGGGGAAACCAAAGCCGAGGTTCCTGGTTATTTAATGGAATTAACGGCGTACTGATTACATTGCGCTATTGCTTTGTTAATATTCGCTATATATTAGTATTATTTGTGACTGTTGTAGGCATAGGATATGCATTTACTAGTAATCAATCTTATATGGAGCGTTTAGAAAGTACTTTTAATATAACTAGTGATGGTTCAAATTTAGGCCGTATCTATGTATGGAAAGCCGATAAGCAAATGATTTTGGATCATCCCATTATAGGTGTTGGTCCTGGCTTATGGGGAAAAAAGTATGCAGAACAATATCAATTAAAGCAGGAAATGCAAAATTTAGGACATTCTCATAATAATATGTTACAAATAGCTTCTGAATCTGGCATATTAGGACTTATTGGTTTCTTAGGATTCTCAATTTTTACAATCTATAAATCAGTAAAAAATTATATTATGTCTGCAAATCCTTATGATTTATCAATTATTGTTGGTTTTATTAGTTATTTATTTTTATTTGGATCTGTTGATTATACTTGGGGTAACTCATCTGGTATTCGAATGTTTTGGATTGTTATGGGGATAATGCTTCAATTGCGAGATAATTGA
- the wbaP gene encoding undecaprenyl-phosphate galactose phosphotransferase WbaP: protein MNSSICNNNNKKLFISKLIVLIADYIAIVLGTLAAYYLRLNLSILPVSSNFKVEEIYVYGVVPIVFLSILLLNNAYSIVSPYWDTMKNLFRSITIGVVVSIVLMYTGHVINDVSRLFVAFAYICMLVFIFSERFIVGKILSKAGYLTIPILLVGAGKTAELVKRSLDRMPITTYKIIGYVDDNPKSLSIAKEYPCLGVFKDVESVIKETGVQTVLICAPGLESKKLVSLINRLQVLVKRVAFVPELFGLPTSNISARGMMEEQAVILRVQNNLARKSNRVFKRIFDIVATVCGGILILPILGIIAILIYLDSPGPIVFGHKRVGQGGKLFLCYKFRSMVPNAQEALEQYLKDNPAAREEWERDFKLKDDPRVTRIGKFLRKTSLDELPQLWNVLVGDMSLVGPRPIVRDEIVKYGDYINDFYLVPPGITGVWQVSGRSDTTYEERVLMDSWYVHNWSVWIDIVYLLKTVLAVAKSKGAY, encoded by the coding sequence ATGAATAGTTCTATCTGTAATAACAATAATAAAAAGTTATTTATTAGTAAGCTTATAGTGCTTATAGCAGATTATATTGCTATTGTTTTGGGGACATTAGCAGCCTATTATTTGCGTTTAAACTTATCAATTTTACCGGTAAGTTCAAATTTTAAGGTAGAAGAAATTTACGTATATGGTGTTGTGCCTATCGTATTTTTATCAATATTGCTTCTTAATAATGCCTATTCCATAGTATCTCCCTATTGGGATACTATGAAAAATTTATTTCGCAGTATTACCATAGGGGTTGTCGTATCTATTGTCCTCATGTACACGGGCCATGTAATTAATGATGTGTCTCGTTTATTTGTTGCCTTTGCTTATATATGTATGCTCGTCTTTATCTTTAGTGAGCGTTTTATTGTAGGAAAAATACTTTCAAAAGCAGGATATTTAACAATTCCAATCCTTCTCGTTGGGGCGGGGAAGACTGCAGAACTTGTAAAGAGGTCTTTAGATCGCATGCCGATTACTACCTATAAGATTATTGGTTATGTAGATGATAATCCTAAATCATTATCCATTGCTAAAGAATACCCATGCCTTGGAGTCTTTAAAGATGTAGAAAGCGTTATTAAAGAAACAGGCGTTCAAACAGTGCTCATCTGTGCGCCAGGTCTTGAGTCTAAAAAATTAGTATCTTTGATTAATCGATTACAAGTATTAGTAAAACGTGTGGCCTTTGTTCCTGAATTATTTGGTTTACCTACTAGTAATATCAGTGCTCGTGGCATGATGGAAGAACAAGCCGTCATATTGCGTGTACAAAATAATCTAGCACGCAAGTCTAACCGTGTTTTCAAACGTATTTTTGACATTGTAGCTACCGTATGTGGTGGTATTTTGATTTTACCAATTCTCGGTATCATTGCTATATTGATTTACTTGGATTCTCCAGGACCTATCGTATTTGGGCATAAACGTGTTGGACAGGGTGGAAAATTATTCCTTTGTTACAAATTCCGATCTATGGTACCAAATGCGCAAGAGGCTTTGGAGCAATATTTGAAAGATAATCCAGCTGCTCGTGAAGAATGGGAACGAGACTTTAAATTGAAAGATGATCCTCGCGTTACAAGAATCGGTAAATTCCTTCGAAAAACAAGTCTTGATGAATTGCCACAGTTATGGAATGTTCTAGTTGGAGACATGAGCCTCGTAGGGCCAAGACCTATTGTTCGAGATGAAATTGTAAAATACGGCGATTATATAAATGACTTTTACCTTGTACCACCAGGGATTACTGGTGTTTGGCAGGTAAGTGGTCGCAGTGATACCACCTATGAAGAACGAGTGTTAATGGACTCTTGGTATGTGCATAATTGGTCTGTATGGATCGATATTGTATATCTGTTGAAAACTGTATTGGCTGTTGCTAAATCGAAAGGGGCCTATTAA